In Paenibacillus larvae subsp. larvae, the following proteins share a genomic window:
- a CDS encoding COX15/CtaA family protein produces MNKLVTRFAWATAIGMFLILIMGSLVTTTESGMGCGAEWPLCHGKFIPAYTISSFIEFSHRFVVGIVGLILLATTFLVFKDVKRKDTRWFVSLTLLFVIIQALMGAGAVIWSQSSAILALHFGLSLLAFAFSLLTLLSLGEMGKYLDHPGRMSPGYAALIWITTFFSYVVVYVGAFVRHTTSSGGCTGFPLCNGEVIPDLSGAAGIVFMHRVTVLILTIMVVILFVKGRTVYGDNPFIRRSSGLTFVHTLLQIAAGILVTYVVGTDNYVFGALLHNAFIAFLFGYLSYLCVLTLHYRKQKM; encoded by the coding sequence TTGAACAAATTAGTAACCAGATTTGCCTGGGCCACAGCTATTGGCATGTTTTTGATCCTGATCATGGGTTCCCTGGTTACCACAACCGAATCAGGCATGGGGTGCGGAGCGGAATGGCCGCTTTGCCACGGCAAATTTATTCCGGCTTATACGATATCCTCCTTTATCGAATTCAGCCATCGTTTTGTTGTGGGCATAGTCGGGTTGATCTTATTGGCTACTACCTTCCTAGTCTTCAAGGATGTGAAACGGAAAGACACACGATGGTTCGTTTCACTGACGCTTTTATTTGTTATCATACAAGCTCTAATGGGAGCCGGAGCGGTAATTTGGAGCCAATCCTCCGCTATCCTTGCTCTTCATTTCGGCCTTTCTTTGCTGGCTTTTGCTTTCTCCTTGCTTACCTTGCTTAGTTTGGGGGAAATGGGCAAGTATTTGGATCATCCAGGGAGAATGAGTCCGGGTTATGCCGCCTTAATCTGGATTACAACCTTTTTCAGTTATGTGGTCGTTTATGTCGGGGCATTCGTACGCCATACAACTTCGAGCGGTGGCTGTACAGGGTTTCCCCTTTGCAACGGAGAAGTTATCCCTGATCTTTCCGGAGCAGCCGGAATTGTTTTTATGCACCGCGTAACAGTGCTTATTTTGACCATTATGGTAGTCATCCTGTTTGTTAAAGGACGGACGGTTTATGGGGATAATCCTTTCATCCGCCGAAGCAGTGGTCTAACCTTTGTGCATACGCTGCTTCAGATTGCAGCCGGAATTCTTGTAACTTATGTGGTGGGAACGGACAATTATGTGTTTGGGGCACTGCTGCATAATGCCTTTATTGCATTCCTGTTCGGTTATTTAAGTTATTTGTGCGTGCTGACGCTCCATTACCGTAAACAAAAGATGTAG